A portion of the Mesobacillus sp. AQ2 genome contains these proteins:
- the rluF gene encoding 23S rRNA pseudouridine(2604) synthase RluF — translation MNLRINKFISESGKTSRRGADRLIEEGRVTINGKVAKIGSQVEPGDVIKLNGEEIRMSQNYVYIALNKPVGITSTTEKQVKGNIIDLVNHPLRIFNIGRLDKDSEGLILLTNDGDIVNEILRAENKHEKEYIVSVDKPITPEFIKAMSEGVRILGTKTLPAKVVQLSKYEFNIILTQGLNRQIRRMCETLGYEVLRLQRIRIMNIHLGSLQIGQWRDLTKKEKQQLFSDLNYEPKQW, via the coding sequence ATTAACCTGCGTATCAATAAATTCATCAGCGAATCAGGAAAAACGTCAAGACGCGGCGCTGACCGCCTCATTGAGGAAGGACGCGTGACAATCAACGGCAAGGTTGCAAAAATCGGCAGCCAGGTTGAGCCTGGCGATGTCATCAAGCTCAATGGCGAAGAAATCAGGATGTCGCAGAACTATGTTTATATTGCATTGAATAAACCAGTCGGCATCACAAGTACGACGGAAAAACAAGTAAAGGGGAATATCATCGATCTTGTCAATCATCCGCTAAGGATTTTTAACATCGGGCGGCTTGATAAGGATTCAGAAGGCCTGATCCTGCTCACGAACGACGGAGATATCGTCAATGAAATTCTCAGGGCTGAGAACAAGCATGAGAAAGAGTATATCGTATCCGTGGACAAGCCAATCACTCCCGAATTTATCAAGGCGATGTCTGAAGGCGTCAGGATTCTTGGGACGAAAACATTGCCTGCAAAGGTCGTCCAGCTTTCGAAATACGAATTCAATATCATCCTTACACAAGGATTGAACAGGCAGATTCGCCGCATGTGTGAAACTCTTGGCTACGAAGTCCTCAGACTCCAGCGCATCCGGATCATGAATATCCATCTCGGCAGCCTGCAGATCGGGCAATGGCGCGACTTGACCAAAAAGGAGAAACAGCAGCTTTTCAGCGATTTGAATTACGAACCAAAGCAATGGTAA
- a CDS encoding DUF2254 domain-containing protein yields MLRKMALRIRESMWLRPVIYSVLAFLLALIVIYVDHNGLSQEVVPSFMLTSVDLAQTILGTLSGALLTMTTITFSTIMVVLTTYSSQFSPRTLNNFVEDPLTMRVLGIFMGGFVYSVLSLLFMSENWYESEVISASIGVVIAFICLGVFAYFIHNVATSIQVSTLIREITEGSMKVIKRQEEILESKFTNVIDDRKDANFTYECVRDVKCRGYGYVQLTDYNGLLKYASQHKIGVEANFLNGDFLTDDSIAFRVHHSGELDEDINGVLNQYLKLGKERSSIQDPEFALQKIVEVALRAISPAVNDPNTARVCISYLGMALSHLCRIRSNGRYIAYYDEEMQPRIIGKQKRTMDILYLSFYQIIHYGSEDFSILIALIEAYLLIGRSADDSLKKSIWELYIYNMEKFNKDELKGLDQLYLNEKKQELSTVLGIAL; encoded by the coding sequence TTGTTGAGAAAAATGGCTTTAAGGATAAGGGAAAGTATGTGGCTGAGACCAGTCATTTATAGTGTGCTCGCATTTCTGCTCGCATTGATTGTGATCTATGTTGACCACAACGGACTGTCTCAGGAAGTTGTTCCATCATTCATGCTTACTAGTGTCGACCTTGCCCAAACGATTTTGGGTACGCTTTCCGGGGCACTTTTAACGATGACGACGATTACGTTTTCAACAATCATGGTTGTATTGACTACATACTCATCACAATTTTCTCCGCGAACGCTGAATAATTTCGTTGAGGATCCGTTGACAATGCGGGTACTTGGAATCTTCATGGGAGGATTTGTGTACTCGGTCCTATCTTTGCTCTTCATGAGTGAAAACTGGTATGAAAGTGAAGTAATTTCCGCATCGATTGGAGTGGTAATCGCATTTATCTGCCTTGGTGTTTTCGCCTATTTCATTCATAATGTGGCTACGTCCATCCAGGTAAGTACACTGATCCGTGAAATCACCGAGGGAAGTATGAAGGTCATCAAAAGGCAGGAAGAGATTTTAGAAAGCAAGTTTACGAACGTGATTGATGACAGGAAAGATGCGAATTTCACCTATGAATGCGTCAGGGATGTAAAGTGCAGGGGATATGGCTATGTACAGCTGACAGACTATAACGGGCTTTTGAAATATGCATCCCAGCATAAGATCGGGGTTGAGGCAAATTTTTTGAATGGGGATTTTCTTACCGATGACAGTATTGCGTTCCGGGTCCATCATAGTGGTGAACTGGATGAGGATATAAATGGAGTGCTGAATCAGTACTTGAAGCTTGGGAAGGAACGTTCATCGATTCAGGACCCGGAATTCGCCCTGCAGAAAATTGTCGAGGTGGCATTAAGGGCTATATCACCTGCGGTCAATGACCCTAATACAGCAAGAGTCTGTATCTCGTATCTGGGAATGGCGTTGTCCCATCTTTGCCGGATTCGTTCGAATGGCCGTTATATCGCCTATTATGACGAAGAGATGCAGCCAAGAATCATTGGCAAACAAAAAAGGACGATGGACATCTTATATTTATCCTTTTATCAAATCATCCATTATGGCAGCGAGGATTTTTCAATTCTAATAGCTCTGATCGAAGCTTATCTGTTAATCGGAAGATCAGCTGATGATTCATTGAAGAAAAGCATCTGGGAGCTTTATATTTACAATATGGAAAAATTCAATAAAGACGAACTCAAGGGATTGGACCAACTTTATTTAAATGAGAAGAAACAAGAACTTTCAACTGTATTGGGTATAGCGCTTTAG